The window GGCGAATGATGCGGGCGGTGTACGATGCTCTGGAGGGCATCGATTTGCTGCTGGCCATGGTGGACGCCACCGCCGCTTTCGGTTCCGGCGACCGCTACCTGCTGGAGTTGATCAAGAAGCGGGGCCTGCCTACGCTGCTGCTGCTCAACAAGATCGATCTGCTGGCCAAGGCCAGGTTGCTTCCCCTTATCGATTTCTATTCCAGGCAGTTCCAATTCGCCGAGATTATCCCCGTGTCCGCCCTGAAGGGGGACAACCTGGACCTGCTGCTGGAACAGATCCTGAAGTACCTTCCGAGGGGACCGGCCTATTTCCCCGACTCTCAGTTCACCGACTCGCCGGAGCGCTTTCTGGCGGCCGAAATGGTTCGGGAGAAGGTAGTCAGGCATACGGAGCAGGAACTCCCCTATTCCACTATCGTGGTTCTGAAACGATTCGAAGAGGACGAAGAGGCCTCTACGGTTCGTATTTTTTGCGACATCTGTGTTGAGAGAGAATCCCAAAGGAAGATCGTCATTGGGCGCCAGGGACAGAAGCTGAAGACCATCGGCGCCGCGGCCCGCAAAGACATTGAACGACTGCTGGGGAAGCCGGTCTACCTGGATCTGTTTGTAAAAGTGCGAGCCAAATGGCGTGACGATCCTCGGTTTCTGGACAGCGAGCTGGAGGCTCGTTAGACGTCATTCCCCCGTGCTGTCCAATTCCCGCCGGTGGTCAACCCCCGTCTTCTCATGATCCGCCCGGAATGAAAGTCAACGAGATCTATCGCAGCATCCAGGGAGAGTCCTCCTATGCGGGGTTGCCTTGCGTATTCGTGAGGTTGACCTACTGCAATCTGCGGTGTTCCTATTGCGACACCGAGTACGCGTTTTACGAAGGCAAGGACTACACCGTTGAGGAGGTGTTGCGGGAGGTAGAGTCTTTTGACTGTCCCTTGGTCGAGCTCACCGGGGGAGAACCGCTGCTGCAGGAGGA is drawn from Acidobacteriota bacterium and contains these coding sequences:
- the era gene encoding GTPase Era codes for the protein MLSPRDSLGETGNAAFKSGFVTLIGRPNSGKSTLLNHLLGEKVSIVSNKPQTTRHKILGIHTQAEGQVVFADTPGVHKPGYELNRRMMRAVYDALEGIDLLLAMVDATAAFGSGDRYLLELIKKRGLPTLLLLNKIDLLAKARLLPLIDFYSRQFQFAEIIPVSALKGDNLDLLLEQILKYLPRGPAYFPDSQFTDSPERFLAAEMVREKVVRHTEQELPYSTIVVLKRFEEDEEASTVRIFCDICVERESQRKIVIGRQGQKLKTIGAAARKDIERLLGKPVYLDLFVKVRAKWRDDPRFLDSELEAR